One genomic region from Leptospira tipperaryensis encodes:
- the ispG gene encoding (E)-4-hydroxy-3-methylbut-2-enyl-diphosphate synthase translates to MNFRYNHTPFGYQRRKTREVMIGNVGVGAENPIRIQSMINSDTTDTKESVKQILELERAGCEIVRLTVPSQADADNLVHIRNELKKEGSKVPLVADIHFTPSVAMKAVEYVEKVRINPGNFADRKKFAVRDYTDSQYDEELERISEVFSPLVLRCKELGVAMRIGTNHGSLSDRIMNRYGDTPQGMVESAIEFIRIAESLNYYNIIVSMKASNPQVMVQAYRMLASRFGELRMDYPLHLGVTEAGDGKDGRIKSAIGIGSLLEDGLGDTIRVSLTEDPVLEVPVAKLLADKFNGRKTQVQKTKGYSEFRNPFTYQRFYSSPIRIGSLEAGDNHPVRVETVLPFQDTNSFLANVAKLYQYGKPLSLEPESILVDSPEPNQLEEISEAAGALSIPVGILLGKNISLNEKFQKELRRFSKVVFDPFLQFQDGEKMLSFLKERQAAGLYTEIHTSGERIESLKGLPDTLVEMGIKNVIFSLETKEILYDYRKLGTILSHYEFPILLHGSFSDAESALYDSAIGIGGLLIDGIGDQIRIQTSGANDLEEIFQLSYDLLQGTRLRLTKTEYISCPSCGRTLFDLQETTARIKSRTGHLKGVKIAVMGCIVNGPGEMADADFGYVGAGPGKVHLYRGKEIVMKNVPSEVADEKLVELIKNNGLWQESSAP, encoded by the coding sequence ATGAACTTTAGATACAATCATACCCCCTTTGGTTATCAGAGAAGAAAAACAAGAGAAGTGATGATCGGAAACGTAGGAGTCGGAGCCGAAAATCCGATTCGGATCCAGTCGATGATCAACAGCGATACGACCGATACTAAGGAATCGGTGAAGCAGATTCTCGAACTCGAACGCGCCGGTTGCGAAATCGTAAGGCTTACGGTTCCTTCTCAAGCAGACGCCGACAACCTCGTCCACATCCGGAACGAACTCAAAAAAGAAGGAAGCAAAGTTCCGCTCGTCGCGGACATTCACTTTACTCCGAGCGTAGCGATGAAAGCCGTCGAGTATGTCGAAAAGGTAAGAATCAATCCCGGAAACTTTGCTGACAGAAAAAAGTTCGCGGTTCGTGATTATACCGACTCTCAGTATGACGAAGAATTGGAAAGAATCTCCGAAGTATTCTCCCCCCTCGTTCTTCGTTGTAAGGAACTCGGGGTGGCGATGAGAATCGGAACCAATCACGGTTCTCTTTCCGATCGTATCATGAACCGATACGGGGACACACCCCAGGGAATGGTGGAATCCGCGATCGAATTTATCCGCATCGCCGAAAGTTTAAATTATTATAATATTATTGTAAGTATGAAAGCCTCGAATCCTCAGGTGATGGTGCAAGCCTATCGAATGCTCGCTTCCCGCTTTGGAGAACTCCGTATGGACTATCCTCTTCACCTCGGAGTCACCGAGGCCGGAGACGGTAAGGACGGAAGAATCAAATCCGCGATCGGAATCGGATCCCTTTTGGAAGACGGACTCGGAGACACGATCCGAGTTTCTCTGACGGAAGATCCCGTGCTCGAAGTGCCGGTTGCAAAACTTCTCGCCGATAAATTCAACGGAAGAAAAACCCAGGTTCAAAAGACAAAGGGATATTCCGAATTTCGAAACCCTTTTACTTATCAAAGATTCTACAGCAGCCCGATCCGGATCGGAAGCTTAGAAGCCGGAGACAACCATCCGGTGCGAGTAGAGACCGTTCTTCCCTTTCAAGACACAAATTCTTTTTTAGCAAACGTCGCCAAACTCTATCAATACGGAAAACCCCTTTCCTTAGAACCGGAAAGTATCTTGGTGGATTCTCCCGAACCGAATCAGCTCGAAGAAATTTCCGAAGCCGCAGGAGCGCTTTCGATTCCGGTGGGAATTCTTCTCGGGAAAAATATTTCTCTGAATGAAAAATTTCAAAAAGAACTCAGACGTTTTTCCAAAGTAGTCTTTGATCCGTTCTTACAATTTCAAGACGGAGAAAAGATGCTCTCTTTTTTAAAGGAGAGACAGGCCGCCGGACTTTATACTGAAATTCATACGAGCGGAGAAAGAATCGAATCTCTCAAAGGTCTTCCCGATACGTTAGTCGAAATGGGAATCAAAAACGTCATTTTTTCCCTCGAAACAAAAGAGATCCTCTACGACTATCGAAAGCTCGGAACGATTTTGAGCCATTATGAATTTCCGATCCTTCTGCATGGGTCGTTTTCCGACGCCGAATCCGCTCTTTACGATTCCGCCATCGGAATCGGAGGTCTTTTGATAGACGGAATCGGAGATCAGATCCGGATTCAAACCTCCGGAGCAAACGATCTCGAAGAAATTTTTCAACTCTCTTACGATCTACTTCAGGGAACGCGACTTCGTTTAACAAAAACGGAATACATTTCCTGTCCTTCTTGCGGAAGAACCCTCTTTGATCTTCAGGAAACCACCGCAAGAATCAAATCCAGAACCGGTCATCTCAAGGGCGTCAAAATCGCCGTAATGGGCTGTATCGTCAACGGACCGGGAGAAATGGCCGACGCGGACTTCGGTTATGTCGGAGCGGGACCGGGCAAGGTCCATCTCTACAGAGGAAAGGAAATCGTGATGAAAAACGTTCCGAGCGAAGTCGCCGATGAAAAACTCGTGGAGTTGATCAAAAACAACGGCCTCTGGCAGGAATCGAGCGCCCCATAG
- the gltB gene encoding glutamate synthase large subunit, with the protein MNEVKEQLQLQNYLEENGLYEKSFEHDNCGVGFVASFQGESSQRIVSMGLKAVACLTHRGAVDADMVTGDGAGIMIQIPKKLFATYIEDMGHRRPEEDSIGVGMIFLPREDIDKQDMCRSLIESALMEFNFKLYAWRYVPVNPEVLGPKANQSRPQIEQVLIGKPEGMSADDFETKLFLIQKKLMRDADRLSLAGDLYICSLSSERIVFKGLFNGNQVSQFYEDLNSEDMISPYCIFHQRYSTNTFPSWALAQPFRILAHNGEINTIVGNRIWMLAREEELECKKWGEYQKEIHPIIRPHMSDSASLDNAMEAIVRSGKDVLQAKAMLVPNAWSKNLTMSEELKSFYEYNNTLIEPWDGPAALAFAEGDWIGGALDRNGLRPARYVITEDGLLIMGSEAGLVQVDEEIITKKGRLGPGEMIGINLKEKKLYHNEDINALFEKRYDYREWSKENVTYLNQDLDSSMKDTITYKGDDLKRRQVLFAYSPFKQKSVIKPQASLGKEAISSMGDDTPLSILMLSRIGLYTYFRQRFAQVTNPPIDYIREKGVTSLYTRLVKKMNLFGDEKPQNCLVLSHPYLTNLDLKRIREMDGKPYKILTLDATFEAHVESNTVFNYLEKALDTLLESALQAAKSGANILVLSDKKLSKERAPIPMELAVAAVHNHLIRNKTRSAVSILVETGSAFEIHNVAVLLGYGASGVNSYLIWDTLYDIWEKGEFDSEEGQRPEFHTICGNYRYGVDDGLLKIMSKMGISILSSYVGGQVFEAIGLSRTLVSKYFPGTYSRISGIGLGGIEQNILRNHEQAFYKELNPEDFISEKDDQPHRWSPRVVKFLRKAAVDNDYEAFKEATKILKESDPINIRDLFDFVARKPIPIEEVETVTEIQKRFLTPGMSHGALSIEAHTDLAIAMNRLGAKSSSGEGGEHPSRYVVNENGDLANSSIKQIASGRFGVTSEYLNSATEIEIKIAQGAKPGEGGQLPGKKNNEEIATNRHTPMGIDLISPPPHHDIYSIEDLSQLIYDLKMANHKAQVSVKLVSEAGVGTIAAGVAKANADVILISGHVGGTGAAPITSIKYAGSPWELGLSETHQVLVMNGLRDRVVLRTDGGIVSGRDVIIAACLGAEEYGVGTASLVALGCIMARKCHLNNCPTGIATQDIKFRAKYKGSPDQLVNLFTCLALEVRENLAELGFRSIDEVIGRTDLLKQITRYDRDRLDSLDLNPILVRLPLFYDPAKQKKDRSIRKEPIGEVLDDRIIKDAEKALEGKSSMALSYLVRNTNRTVGAKISGLIARKYGSKGLPGKLEIILEGTAGQSLGAWLVKGVQITLSGDANDYVGKGLCGGVIVVKKHRKSKLKAYDNTILGNTCLYGATSGKLFCSGRAGERFGVRNSGADAVVGGAGDHFLEYMTSGTIVCLGIVGKNMGAGMTGGSAYFFQKGWDIQPLLNKEYVKTVDLEQGDYEIIKNMISEHSKLTGSDLSEGILKDFEGNKGYFVKVVPK; encoded by the coding sequence ATGAATGAAGTAAAAGAACAGCTACAACTCCAAAATTATCTAGAGGAAAACGGCCTTTATGAAAAGTCGTTCGAACATGATAACTGCGGGGTAGGATTTGTTGCCTCCTTTCAAGGAGAGAGCAGTCAAAGAATCGTATCTATGGGTCTCAAGGCCGTAGCCTGTTTGACACACAGAGGGGCTGTGGACGCGGACATGGTAACGGGTGACGGTGCCGGAATCATGATCCAGATTCCTAAGAAGTTGTTTGCGACATACATCGAAGATATGGGCCATCGTAGACCCGAAGAAGACTCCATCGGAGTCGGAATGATCTTTTTGCCGAGAGAAGATATCGATAAACAAGATATGTGCCGCAGTCTCATCGAGTCCGCGCTCATGGAGTTTAACTTTAAACTTTATGCATGGAGATACGTTCCCGTTAATCCGGAAGTTCTCGGACCAAAGGCGAATCAATCCAGACCTCAGATCGAACAAGTTCTCATCGGAAAACCGGAAGGCATGTCCGCGGACGACTTCGAAACGAAATTATTCTTAATTCAAAAGAAACTGATGAGAGACGCGGATCGTCTTTCCCTCGCGGGAGATTTGTATATCTGTTCTCTTTCTTCCGAAAGAATCGTCTTCAAAGGACTTTTTAACGGAAATCAGGTTTCTCAGTTCTACGAAGATCTCAACTCGGAAGATATGATTTCTCCGTATTGTATCTTTCACCAGAGATATTCCACAAACACGTTTCCTTCTTGGGCTCTCGCTCAACCTTTTAGAATTTTAGCTCACAACGGCGAGATCAACACGATCGTTGGAAATAGAATTTGGATGCTCGCGCGCGAAGAAGAACTCGAATGTAAAAAATGGGGAGAATATCAAAAAGAAATTCACCCGATCATTCGTCCTCACATGAGCGACTCCGCGAGTTTGGACAACGCGATGGAAGCCATCGTTCGTTCAGGCAAGGACGTTCTTCAGGCGAAAGCGATGTTAGTTCCGAACGCGTGGTCTAAAAACCTCACGATGTCCGAAGAGCTCAAAAGCTTTTACGAATATAATAATACTTTAATAGAACCTTGGGACGGTCCCGCCGCACTCGCATTTGCGGAAGGCGATTGGATCGGAGGCGCTCTGGATAGAAACGGTCTTCGTCCGGCGCGTTACGTGATCACCGAAGACGGACTTTTGATCATGGGATCCGAAGCCGGTCTTGTTCAGGTGGACGAGGAAATCATCACGAAAAAGGGACGTCTCGGTCCCGGCGAGATGATCGGGATCAACCTCAAAGAGAAAAAACTCTATCACAACGAAGACATCAACGCTCTTTTCGAAAAACGTTACGACTACAGAGAATGGTCCAAAGAGAACGTAACGTATCTCAACCAGGATCTGGATTCTTCCATGAAAGATACGATCACCTACAAAGGTGACGATCTCAAAAGAAGACAGGTGTTGTTTGCTTATTCTCCATTTAAACAAAAATCGGTGATCAAACCGCAGGCGAGTCTTGGAAAAGAAGCGATCAGTTCGATGGGAGACGATACCCCTCTGTCGATTCTTATGCTTTCCAGAATCGGACTTTATACGTATTTCCGTCAGAGATTCGCGCAGGTGACCAATCCTCCGATCGACTACATCCGTGAAAAAGGTGTGACCTCTCTTTACACTCGTCTTGTTAAAAAGATGAACCTGTTCGGAGACGAAAAACCCCAGAACTGTTTGGTTCTTTCTCATCCTTATCTCACGAACTTGGATCTGAAAAGAATCCGCGAGATGGACGGAAAACCTTACAAAATTCTCACGTTAGACGCTACTTTTGAAGCTCACGTAGAATCGAATACGGTTTTCAATTACTTGGAAAAAGCTCTGGATACACTTTTGGAGTCCGCTCTTCAAGCCGCGAAATCCGGCGCGAACATCCTGGTTCTTTCCGACAAAAAACTTTCGAAAGAAAGAGCTCCGATTCCGATGGAATTGGCGGTGGCCGCGGTTCACAACCATTTGATCCGCAACAAAACCCGTTCTGCGGTTTCGATTCTTGTGGAGACCGGATCTGCATTCGAAATTCATAATGTGGCCGTATTGCTCGGTTACGGAGCTTCCGGTGTAAACAGTTATCTGATCTGGGACACGTTATACGACATTTGGGAAAAGGGAGAATTCGATTCCGAAGAAGGACAACGTCCCGAGTTTCATACGATCTGCGGAAACTATCGTTACGGTGTGGACGACGGACTTCTGAAAATCATGTCTAAGATGGGAATTTCGATTCTTTCTTCTTACGTGGGCGGTCAGGTTTTCGAAGCCATCGGTCTTTCCAGAACTCTCGTTTCCAAATATTTCCCGGGAACGTATTCCAGAATTTCGGGAATCGGTCTGGGTGGAATCGAACAGAATATTCTCAGAAATCACGAACAAGCATTTTACAAAGAACTCAATCCTGAAGATTTTATCTCCGAAAAAGACGATCAACCTCACCGTTGGTCTCCGAGGGTCGTTAAGTTTTTAAGAAAGGCCGCGGTCGACAACGACTACGAAGCTTTTAAAGAAGCGACTAAAATTCTCAAAGAAAGCGATCCGATCAACATCCGAGATCTTTTTGATTTCGTAGCAAGAAAGCCGATCCCGATCGAAGAAGTGGAAACCGTCACCGAGATTCAAAAACGATTCTTAACTCCGGGAATGTCTCACGGCGCGCTTTCAATCGAAGCGCATACCGATCTTGCGATCGCCATGAACCGGTTAGGCGCTAAGTCTTCTTCCGGGGAAGGTGGGGAACATCCTTCTCGTTACGTCGTGAATGAAAACGGGGATCTCGCGAATTCTTCCATCAAGCAGATCGCTTCGGGAAGATTCGGCGTTACATCCGAGTATTTGAACTCAGCGACCGAGATCGAAATCAAAATCGCACAAGGTGCAAAACCGGGCGAGGGTGGTCAGCTTCCGGGTAAGAAGAATAACGAGGAGATCGCGACCAACCGTCACACTCCGATGGGAATCGATTTGATCTCTCCTCCTCCTCACCACGATATCTATTCGATCGAGGATTTATCTCAGCTCATCTACGACTTGAAGATGGCCAATCACAAGGCACAAGTTTCGGTAAAACTCGTTTCCGAGGCGGGTGTAGGAACGATCGCGGCCGGAGTTGCAAAAGCAAACGCGGACGTAATTCTTATCTCCGGTCACGTGGGTGGAACGGGAGCGGCTCCGATCACTTCGATCAAGTATGCGGGTTCTCCTTGGGAACTCGGTCTTTCCGAAACACATCAAGTTTTAGTAATGAACGGACTCAGAGACCGCGTCGTCCTTCGAACCGACGGTGGGATCGTTTCCGGAAGAGACGTGATCATCGCGGCTTGTTTGGGTGCGGAAGAATATGGAGTGGGAACTGCTTCGCTCGTTGCTCTTGGTTGTATCATGGCGAGAAAATGCCACTTGAACAACTGTCCTACCGGAATCGCGACTCAGGACATCAAGTTCCGCGCGAAATACAAAGGATCTCCCGATCAACTCGTGAACTTGTTCACTTGTTTGGCTCTGGAAGTCAGAGAGAATCTCGCAGAACTCGGATTCCGTTCCATCGACGAAGTCATCGGAAGAACGGACCTCTTAAAACAAATCACACGTTATGATAGAGACCGTTTGGATTCACTCGATCTCAATCCGATTTTGGTGCGTCTGCCTCTGTTTTACGATCCTGCGAAACAGAAAAAAGACAGATCGATTCGTAAAGAACCGATCGGAGAAGTATTGGATGATCGTATCATCAAAGACGCGGAGAAAGCGTTGGAAGGAAAATCTTCCATGGCTCTTTCTTATCTCGTGCGTAACACGAACAGAACCGTAGGCGCAAAGATCTCCGGTTTGATCGCGAGAAAATACGGATCGAAAGGACTTCCCGGAAAACTGGAAATCATTCTCGAAGGAACCGCGGGACAGTCTTTGGGAGCTTGGCTCGTCAAGGGTGTTCAGATCACTCTTTCCGGAGATGCGAACGATTACGTTGGCAAGGGTCTCTGCGGCGGTGTGATCGTTGTTAAAAAACATCGCAAGTCCAAACTCAAAGCGTATGACAATACGATTCTTGGAAACACGTGTCTCTACGGCGCGACCTCCGGAAAACTATTCTGTTCCGGAAGAGCGGGAGAACGTTTTGGAGTTCGTAACTCCGGAGCGGATGCCGTGGTCGGCGGAGCAGGGGATCACTTCCTGGAATATATGACCAGCGGAACCATCGTCTGCCTCGGAATCGTAGGTAAGAATATGGGAGCGGGAATGACCGGAGGTAGCGCGTATTTCTTCCAAAAGGGATGGGACATTCAACCTCTTTTGAATAAGGAATACGTGAAGACCGTGGATCTGGAACAAGGCGATTATGAGATCATCAAAAATATGATTTCAGAGCATTCTAAACTTACCGGATCCGATCTTTCCGAAGGAATTCTGAAAGACTTTGAAGGGAACAAAGGTTATTTCGTGAAGGTAGTTCCGAAATAA
- a CDS encoding glucan biosynthesis protein: MLRIHIALAFFATILLFAVANRQQKKEINPIDFKFPEAEGAVLDPISGIKIPVTRFSFADLKKKARSMAHGRYVKPQFVSTHFLQGLSWAQYKNIRFKPESSLWKKEGNPFQVQFFHPGHLYNTNVSLHEVRSDFAREIPYDESYFDLSKLKISGEIPPNLGYSGFKIHYPLNTEEHTDEFTVFQGASYYRMVSKKQVYGLSARGIAINTGMPYPEDFPGFTHFWIVHPDKTDSTIFVYALLDGRTATGAYEFQISPGKVSSVHVNAEVTLRNKVDRFGIAPLTSMYWYSETKGIPDGQAYPESHDSDGLMVESGKGEWIWRPLDNPRRSTIYSFLDENPRAFGLIQRDRNFASYQDNTMKYHLRPSAWVEPEGNWGKGSVQLLLNPTIQDSDDNVGAFWVPANVPQPLEPYEFSYTIRWLNDDPLPDSLAKTVSTRIAPVPGESDMRVFYVDFSNDKLKELDASTYLQASIDTGENAELADYNIQKIEETGVWRLTFRIVQKNKNKPAELRAVLKKNQEDLSETWTFTLESTI; the protein is encoded by the coding sequence ATGTTAAGAATACACATCGCACTCGCTTTTTTTGCCACGATCCTTCTTTTTGCGGTCGCAAATCGGCAACAGAAAAAAGAAATCAATCCGATCGATTTTAAGTTTCCGGAAGCCGAAGGCGCGGTCTTGGATCCGATATCCGGAATCAAAATTCCAGTAACAAGATTCTCCTTTGCCGATCTCAAAAAAAAGGCGAGAAGTATGGCGCACGGACGTTATGTGAAACCGCAATTTGTTTCGACTCACTTCTTACAAGGGCTGAGTTGGGCGCAATATAAGAATATTCGATTTAAACCAGAATCTTCTCTCTGGAAAAAGGAAGGCAATCCGTTTCAGGTTCAATTCTTTCATCCGGGACATCTCTACAATACGAACGTTTCTTTGCACGAAGTCAGATCCGATTTTGCGAGAGAAATCCCTTACGACGAAAGTTATTTTGATCTTTCCAAATTAAAAATTTCGGGAGAGATTCCGCCTAACCTAGGTTATTCGGGCTTTAAAATCCACTATCCTCTCAACACGGAGGAACACACCGACGAGTTTACGGTCTTTCAAGGCGCGAGTTATTATAGAATGGTTTCTAAAAAACAGGTCTATGGACTTTCCGCGCGCGGAATCGCGATCAATACCGGAATGCCTTATCCCGAGGATTTTCCCGGCTTTACTCATTTCTGGATCGTTCATCCGGACAAAACCGATTCCACCATTTTCGTCTACGCATTGTTAGACGGCAGGACCGCGACCGGGGCTTATGAATTTCAGATCAGTCCGGGAAAGGTTTCTTCGGTTCACGTAAACGCGGAAGTCACCTTACGAAACAAAGTTGATCGTTTTGGAATCGCACCTCTGACTTCGATGTATTGGTATTCCGAAACAAAAGGGATTCCCGACGGACAAGCTTATCCGGAGTCTCACGATTCGGACGGGCTTATGGTTGAGTCCGGAAAGGGAGAATGGATTTGGAGACCGTTGGATAATCCAAGACGATCCACAATTTACAGTTTCTTGGATGAAAATCCGAGAGCGTTCGGATTGATTCAAAGAGATCGAAACTTTGCTTCTTACCAAGACAATACGATGAAGTATCATCTTCGTCCTTCCGCCTGGGTCGAACCCGAGGGAAATTGGGGAAAGGGAAGCGTTCAGCTGTTATTAAATCCTACGATTCAAGATTCGGACGACAACGTAGGCGCTTTTTGGGTTCCGGCTAACGTTCCGCAGCCGTTAGAACCGTATGAATTCAGTTATACCATACGCTGGTTAAACGACGATCCGCTTCCGGATTCGCTCGCAAAAACGGTTTCCACGAGAATCGCTCCCGTTCCCGGAGAATCCGATATGCGCGTCTTTTACGTCGATTTTTCCAATGACAAGTTGAAAGAATTGGACGCCTCCACTTATCTTCAGGCATCCATCGATACGGGAGAGAATGCAGAATTAGCGGATTATAATATTCAAAAAATAGAAGAGACTGGCGTTTGGAGACTTACCTTTCGAATCGTCCAAAAGAATAAAAATAAACCCGCCGAACTCAGAGCGGTTCTTAAAAAAAATCAGGAAGACCTCAGCGAAACCTGGACGTTCACTCTTGAATCCACGATCTGA
- the mdoH gene encoding glucans biosynthesis glucosyltransferase MdoH, whose product MRQNERETAGFLIDSKTLSYRRLSFGGLVFFFVIIGVFLEVQFLSFQSISPFEWATLILFCVLFPIISFGAATALIGFVQRLRGGDPLRISRILEEYDVLEDENPPVAIVMPIHCEDVSRIFAGVELMLKDIAENGLSPTVDFFILSDTSDPNLWAQEEKAFSILSQKIENKDRIYYRKRRLNLNKKSGNIADFCRRWGKRYKYMIILDADSIVTGECMKKLIRLMEKIPDAGIIQTVPEVIRARSIFQRLSAFAAWVGNPVFGAGSFFWQLRSGPFWGHNAIIRLQPFMKYCGLPGLPGESAIGGKILSHDTIEAALFRKAGYSVWFASDLKGSYEEAPPNVLEALKRDNRWCQGNLQHFWFLFGGKLRFSSRLQILLGIFSYFSSPLWALLLVSSSLTTIEDIDFFRLALLPEDWIAFRDDLYLPVAYALQGYTLLILFLPRIVSFMEVILFRRKEWRGSVFSWLLSFFLEFFHSVLMAPVYMVQYTRFILLTFLNRKIEWGPQNRNASSALDLQALAYTVLPASFYGFGIGSWMFFTYPILFFWFLPLLLGWIFAYPLALFTSYIPKERKRISILSNPPEVSEKKLLNRLELLEQNYGENLGSFENHHGIFWSIVDPSLNGFHLSRLRKRKKETPGRKEYLRNLCDRMKKEGPSSFSNQELQRLLWDYDSVSALHLWFWTADLGIASSWWKESFLKYKKEILLSEVRNSL is encoded by the coding sequence GTGAGACAGAACGAAAGAGAAACCGCCGGATTTCTGATCGATTCCAAAACTCTCAGTTACAGACGTTTGAGTTTTGGAGGTCTCGTTTTTTTCTTTGTCATTATCGGAGTTTTTTTAGAAGTTCAATTTCTTTCCTTTCAATCCATCAGCCCGTTTGAATGGGCGACGCTCATCCTATTTTGTGTTTTGTTTCCGATCATTTCCTTCGGGGCCGCTACGGCTCTGATCGGCTTTGTTCAAAGACTAAGAGGAGGCGATCCGCTTCGCATTTCTAGAATATTAGAAGAATATGATGTTTTAGAAGACGAAAACCCACCGGTCGCGATTGTAATGCCGATTCACTGCGAAGATGTTTCCCGTATTTTTGCCGGCGTCGAATTGATGCTAAAAGATATCGCGGAAAACGGTCTTTCACCTACGGTTGATTTTTTTATTCTCTCCGATACATCGGATCCGAACCTCTGGGCTCAAGAGGAAAAAGCCTTTTCAATTTTGAGTCAGAAGATCGAAAACAAGGATCGGATCTACTATCGAAAACGTAGACTTAACCTAAACAAAAAATCCGGAAACATCGCAGACTTCTGTAGAAGATGGGGCAAACGATACAAATACATGATCATCCTGGACGCCGATAGTATCGTCACGGGAGAATGTATGAAGAAGTTGATTCGTCTGATGGAAAAAATTCCGGACGCGGGCATCATCCAAACCGTTCCCGAAGTGATTCGGGCCCGTTCCATCTTTCAACGTCTTTCCGCGTTTGCCGCTTGGGTCGGCAATCCAGTGTTTGGTGCCGGTTCTTTTTTCTGGCAGCTGAGATCGGGTCCATTTTGGGGACACAATGCAATCATTCGTTTGCAGCCGTTTATGAAATATTGCGGTCTTCCCGGTTTGCCCGGAGAAAGCGCGATCGGTGGAAAGATCCTGAGCCACGATACGATCGAGGCGGCTCTGTTTCGAAAGGCGGGTTATAGCGTTTGGTTTGCGAGCGATCTCAAGGGTTCTTATGAAGAAGCGCCGCCTAACGTTCTCGAGGCGTTAAAGCGTGACAATCGCTGGTGCCAGGGAAACCTTCAGCACTTTTGGTTTCTGTTCGGAGGAAAGCTTCGTTTTTCGAGTCGTCTCCAAATTCTACTCGGAATTTTTTCTTATTTTAGTTCTCCACTTTGGGCCTTACTTTTGGTTTCTTCCTCTTTGACTACGATCGAAGACATCGACTTTTTTCGTCTCGCGTTGTTACCCGAAGATTGGATCGCGTTTCGAGACGATCTCTATCTTCCGGTAGCTTATGCTCTGCAAGGATATACTCTCTTGATTCTTTTTCTTCCACGAATCGTTTCTTTTATGGAAGTGATTTTGTTTCGAAGAAAGGAATGGAGGGGATCCGTTTTTTCTTGGTTGCTTTCTTTTTTTCTGGAATTCTTTCATTCCGTTTTGATGGCTCCGGTGTATATGGTTCAGTATACGAGGTTTATTCTTCTTACATTCTTAAATCGTAAAATAGAATGGGGACCTCAAAATCGAAATGCGTCTTCCGCTTTGGATTTGCAAGCGCTCGCTTATACGGTTTTGCCGGCTTCCTTTTATGGTTTTGGAATCGGGTCCTGGATGTTTTTTACATATCCGATTTTATTTTTTTGGTTCTTACCTTTGCTTCTGGGTTGGATCTTCGCCTATCCACTCGCGTTATTTACTTCTTATATTCCAAAAGAAAGAAAAAGAATTTCGATTTTGTCGAACCCTCCCGAAGTCTCCGAAAAGAAATTATTAAATCGGTTAGAACTGTTGGAACAAAATTACGGCGAGAATTTGGGTTCTTTCGAAAATCATCACGGAATTTTTTGGTCGATCGTCGATCCCTCTCTTAATGGATTCCATCTTTCGAGATTGAGAAAAAGAAAAAAGGAAACTCCCGGAAGAAAGGAATACCTGCGGAATCTTTGCGATCGAATGAAAAAGGAAGGTCCTTCTTCTTTTTCAAATCAGGAGTTGCAAAGATTGCTCTGGGATTACGATTCCGTTTCGGCTCTCCATCTTTGGTTTTGGACGGCGGATTTGGGAATTGCATCTTCTTGGTGGAAAGAATCCTTTTTAAAATATAAAAAAGAGATTTTGTTAAGCGAAGTAAGAAATTCCTTGTAA